The Sulfitobacter indolifex genome contains the following window.
ACGGCTGCCGTGATCTCGCCCGCCTCTGCCACAGCCAGCGAATGCGCCCAAGTGTCGGAGCCTTCGACAAAGCTCCGGGTGCCGTCGATCGGGTCGATGATAAAGACCCGCTCATGGCCCAGTCGGTCGGTATTGTCCTCGGTCTCCTCCGACAGCCAACCATAGTCGGCGCGTGCGCCGCGCAGCTCTGCCAGCAGCAGGTCATTCACCGCCAAATCGGCCTCGGTCACCGGGCCCGCGTTATCGGCCTTGTCCCATCGTTTCGCCGTGGCCCCCGTAAAGCCGCGCGCCACAGCACCCGCTTTGCGCGCAGCGTCGATCAAAAGGGCAAGGTCATCCTCAGGCACCGGCAAGCGTCATCCCCGGCACCAGCAGCGAGGGCACAACCCGGCTGAGGTGCGTGCGCGCGTCATTGGCCGGGATCATCGCCCGCAGCATGTCGCGCAGGTTGCCCGCGATGGTGCATTCGTTGATCGCATGGGTGATTTCACCATTCTCGACCCAGAGGCCCGACGCCCCACGCGAATAATCGCCCGTGTTGGGGTTGATCGTGCTGCCGATCATTGAGGTGACCAACAGCCCGGTGCCCATCTCAGAAATCAGATCGTCGCGGCTGGCGTCCCCTTGGGTCAGCGCGATGTTCCAGTTCGACGGCTGCGGACCCGAGCCGGTGCCGCGCGCGGCGTTGCCGGTGGGGGCAGCCTCCAGCTTGCGCGCATTGGCCAGATCAAGCGTCCAACCTTGCAAGATGCCGTTATCGACAATGGCACGCTGCTGGGTCGGCAGCCCTTCGGCGTCAAAGGGGCGGGAGCCGGTGGCGCGGATGCGGGTTGGGTCTTCGATCAGCGACAGGCCTTCGGGCAGCACCTGTTCGCCCATCGCATCGCGCAAGAAAGACGCCCCGCGCGAAATCGCCTGACCGTTGATCGCGCCGAGCAGGTGACCGATCAGTGAAGCGGCGATGCGTTCGTCAAACAGGACCGGATAGCTGCCGGTGGGTGGCTTGCGTGCGTCGAGCCGCGCCAGCGCCCGTTCGCCCGCGCGGGTGCCGATATCCTGCGCATCGCGTAGATCGGCCTGAAAGATGCGGCTGTCGCCGTCGTAGTCGCGCTCCATCCCTGTGCCGCTACCGGCGATGGCGACGCAGGACAGCCCACGTTCGCTGCGGGCATAGCCGCCCTCAAATCCGTTGGTCGCGGCGAGGTAGATTTCTTGCGCACCATAGCCAGCGCCCGCCGATTGAACTTGGCTCACGCCTTTGACGGCCAATGCAGCAGCTTCGGCGCGGGCGGCGTCATCCTGCAGGGCTTCGGGGGAGGGCTCGGGCGTTGCGTCATAAAGCTCCAGCCCTTCCGCATCACGGCGGGCAGAGAGTTGATCGGGATCGGCCAGCCCTGAATAAGGGTCTTCGGGCGCTTCGCGGGCCATGGCGACGGCGCGTTCGGCCATTTCCTCAATCGTGCGTGATGACGTGTCGGAGGCCGAGACGCTGGCCGAGCGTTGCCCGACAAAAACCCGGAGCCCGATGTCTGTCCCTTCCGAGCGTTCGGCCTGTTCCAGTGCCCCGCCCCGCACTTCGATCGAGACGGAGCTTGCCGTGATCGCCATGGCATCGGCCGCATGCGCACCGGCGTTTGTGGCCGCCTGCAAGAGGGACTTGGTCAATGCATCAAGGGCTTCTGGCATGGTCTGGCTCCGATTGGGTTACAAAAGGGGTAATCCCCCGCCCCGAGAGGGGCAAGGGCAACACAGTATTTTCCCAGGCTGGGAAGACGCGGCGCAGGCCCGCGCAGTGCGGTTATTTGATCTGCTGACCGTTGGCGAGGATGCCGCCCTCTTCGGTGAACTCAATTCTGGAGGTCAGAGAGTCTTCGCCCTCGCCCGGGACGGTAAAGAGGCCCATCATCATCCGAGCGCCCAATGCCTGCTCTTGCGGGATCAGACCCATGGTTACCAGTTTGTCGAGCAGGGCCACGCCGCCGATCAACGACAGGTCCAGCGCGCCGACGGGTTTGGGCATGCCGGGCACGGTTTCCAAATCGTTATTGTCAAAGGTGATCGCGCCCGTCGCGTCAAACTCTGCCCCCGCCACGTCAAGCGACACTTCATTCACGTTCAGTTCGTGAATTTCGCCGGGCACTTCATCACCCATGGTGGCGGTCACTTCGGGGTCCATCAGTTCGAACAGGAGCTTGGCCTTGCCAGACAAATCCACCACCAATGTCGCTGGATCGCGGGGCAGTTGGCCGGTCGGGTCAAAGATGCCCCAGATCATGTCGGACATCTTGAAGCTGTCGAGCGTGACGCCAAAGGCAAAGTCCTGCGGTTCTTCGGACTTCATCAAGGGCATTTTCAGGTTAAAGGCGCTTTCCGCCATGCTGAACTGGATCGGGAAGGGCATATCGGCGGCGGTGACGCTGACTTCGATGTCCTGCTGGCCACCCTCATAGACCATCCCCTCCGGCCCCATGGCCACGCCCAGTTTGGCACCTGCTGAGCCGGTTACCAGTTGGAAATCGCCATTCTCAGGGTCAGAGACCTGCATGTCGGTACGGCCTGCTCCGGCGGTAAAGCTGCCATCAAAGGTAAGGCCTGCGCGCATCATCGCGGCCATGTCAGAACCAGCTTCCAGCATCGGCAGCGCGCCACTGCCGTTAAAGACCACCTGATCCACGCCGCCTTTTACCGCAACGCGCGCGGGATCATCGGGCGTTTTCATCACCACGTCATACTGCAGGCTGTCGATACGCCCAGATTGGTCATAGCGGCGCGTCTCGGTCCCGGTCATCTCGGTCCGGCTGCTGACGCCGCTGCCGGTGACGCTGAACTTGGCCTCTTCTTCGGTATAGCTCTGCGCGCCGACCTTGAGCCCCGCAAGGGTGAGCGAGATCGTGTCGGCGGCATAGTCGTATTGCAGCGCGTCGGGGCTGCCACTGGCGCGCATCACCGGGGCCGTCTGGGCGTAGTTCAACACCATCGACACCGGTTCATCTTCGGGCGTTTCGGGGGCGACGTTGATGGTCATCGGCATGACATTGGGCATGCGAACGTTGACTGCGCCGTCACTCTCGGGCTCAAAACTCAGCGTGCCGAGCGACATGGAAAAGTCGCCGCCCTCTTCGATCATGTCCATCTTCAGGGTCACATCGCTAACCGTCAGGTCTTCGCCATCAAAGGCTTCGCTTGCCTGAACCTGATAGCCCATGCTCTCCATGTATTGGCGCCAATCGCCCCAAACCTCTGCCGGGGTCAGATCGGCCCAAAGGGCCGTCGATGCCAGCGATACCGGGAGAGCGAGAAACAGCGATGCTGTGGGAATGCGGGACATCGGAAAATCCTTTTCGGCAATGAGTTGCGCATAGAGTCTGCCAATCCCCGCACAGGGTCAAGCGACGCGAGGCTGGACCCGGATTGATCGGCGGATTACCACAGCCCTCAAGCAATGTACCAAATTAGCATAAGGATCACCACATGGACATGACAGGCAAGACGATCATGATTACCGGCGCAAGCCGGGGCATCGGCGCTGCCGCCGCGCGTGTATTCGTCAAGGCAGGCGGCAATGTCGCCCTGCTGGCGCGCAGTCAGGATGCCATCGCCGATCTGTCCGGCGAACTGGGCAAGCAGGCCATCGCCATCCCCTGCGATGTGACCCGCTATAACGAAATGTCCTCGGCGGTGGAAACAACGCGGCAGGCCTTTGGGGGACTTGATGTGTTGATCAACAACGCCGGCGTGATTGATCCGATCTCCCTCATGGGGGAGGCTGATCCGGCTGATTGGGCCAAGGCCATCAACATCAATGTCACAGGCGTCTTCCACGGGATGCGCGCAGCCCTGCCAGTGATGAAGGACGGCGGCGGCGGCACGATTCTGACGATCTCTTCTGGGGCGGCCCATGGTCCGGTTGAGGCCTGGAGCCATTACTGCGCCTCTAAGGCTGCGGCGAACATGATGACCCAATGCCTGCACCACGAAGAAGGTGGCAACGGCATCCGCGCCATTGGCCTGTCACCCGGCACCGTCGCCACCGACATGCAGCGCGACATCAAGCAAAGCGGCGTGAACCCGGTCAGCCAGTTGGATTGGGACGTGCATATTCCCGCAGATTGGCCCGCGCGTGCCCTGCTGTGGATGTGTGGCCCCGAGGCGGATCGCTTCTTGGGTGATGAAATTTCACTGCGCGATGAAGGCATCCGCAAGGCGGTGGGCCTGATATGATTGAGCTAGACCGCGCGGGCGACATCTGGACCGTCACGATAAACCGCCCCGACAAGGCCAATTCGCTGACCCACGCCATGTTGGTCGAACTGGCCGAGATCATGGAGGCGGCGCAAACCGCTCGGGTGGTGATCCTAACGGGGCGGGGCAAGGTGTTCAGCGCCGGAGCCGATCTGGAGGAAGCCCGCGCGGGTCTGGCGAAGTCGGACGTTTGGGAGCGTCTTTCGGGTGCGGTGGCAGCGCTGCCGGGGCTGAGCATCGCAGCCCTCAACGGCACGCTGGCCGGGGGCGCGATGGGCATGGCGCTGGCCTGCGACCTGCGCATCGCGGTGCCGGGGGCAAAGTTCTTCTATCCGGTGATGAAGCTTGGGTTTTTGCCGCAGCCGTCTGATCCGGCGCGAATGGCGGCGCTGATTGGGCCCGCGCGGACCAAGCTGATCTTGATGGGCGGGCAAAAGATCGCGGCGGACGAGGCGCTGGCCTTTGGCTTGATCGACCGCATCGTGCAAGGGGAAGACCTGCTGAACCACGCCGCCGAGCTTGCAGCCGACACGCGCGCCGCCTCTGCCGAGATCGCCAGCGGGATCAAGGAAATGTGCGCGCCAGAGGGCGGCGTTTTCGATCCGCAAACGCGCAGATGAGCGGCGCTGTCGTTATCGGTGGCGGGCCTGCCGGGCTCATGGCAGCAGAGGTCATGGCTAGCGCGGGCCTGCCCGTGACGCTTTGTGAGGGCAAGCCTTCGGTGGGGCGGAAGTTTCTAATGGCGGGCAAATCGGGGCTGAACCTGACCAAAGCCGAGCCGTTCGATCCCTTCCTCGCAGCTTTTGAAGAGGCCGCCCCCGCGCTGCGTCCAATGCTAGAGGCGTTTGATAGCCAAGCGGTGCAGGATTGGGCGGAAGGGTTGGGCCAAGAGGTCTTTACCGGTTCAACCGGCCGCGTATTCCCCCGCGCGATGAAAGCCTCCCCGTTGCTGCGCGCTTGGTTGGCGCGTTTGGCAGCGCAGGGCGTGCAGCTCAAAACGCGCTGGCAGTGGCAGGGTTGGGACGGCGATGCGCTCGTTTTCGATACGCCCAATGGACAGCAGCAGATTAACGCAGATGTGACCGTGCTGGCGCTTGGCGGCGCGAGTTGGTCACGGCTGGGGGCCACTGGTGCATGGGCGCCGTTGTTGGCCGAGCGCGGGGTGGGGTTAAGCGATTTTGACCCAGCGAATGTGGGTCTGCTGGTCGATTGGTCCTCTCACATGACACGGCATTTCGGTGCTGCGTTAAAAGGGGTGGCATGGTCGGCTGGCGCGTATCGTTCACGCGGGGAGGCGGTGATCTCGGCCCGTGGGTTAGAGGGCGGCGGGATTTATTCGATCTCGCGCGGGCTGCGCGAGGGGCATGGTCTGACGCTTGATTTACTGCCTGACCTAGAGGTCAGTGATGTCATGGCCCGTTTGGCAAAGCCGCGGGGCAAGGACAGTCAGGCCAACCACCTGCGCAAGCGGCTGAAGCTTAGTCCTGCACAGATCGCGCTGTTGCAAGAAATGGCGCGGCCCCTACCGCAGGGTGTCGAAGCACTGGCAGAGCTGCTGAAGGCACTGCCAATTGCCCATGCCGGGCTGCGCCCGATGGATGAAGCGATTTCCACCGCAGGCGGCGTGCGGCTCAATGCGCTCGACGAGGGGCTGATGCTGCGTGATCTGCCGGGGGTTTTTGCTGCCGGGGAAATGCTGGATTGGGAAGCGCCCACAGGCGGCTATCTGATCAATGGCTGTCTGGCGACCGGCCATTGGGCGGGCCGCCATGCAGTTGATTGGGTCCGGCGTTAACCTTTTTCCTTGGCCATCGCGGCGACAAAGGCGGGGCGCTCGCGCAGGGACTTTGCCCAGAGGTTCAACTTGTCATCCACCCGCGGGAAGTTCGCGCCGATCGACCAGTTGATGCAATGCACGGCCAGCAGATCCGGCAGAGTGATTTGGTCGCCCATCAGAAACGGCCCCTCAAGGCGGTCGGATAGCGTTTTGGCTGCGCGTTCGAATTCGGCCTTAAGGCTGTCTTTGATCGCGGGCACGCGGGCCTCTTCGGGGAAGATAAAACTGTGTTTGGCCGCGGCCCAGAGGATCGCGTCGAATTCGTCGATTAGCCAAAAGGTCATCGCGTCCTGCCGGGCGCGCGCGGGCGTGCCAGCGGGGGCGGTCAATGCGCCATGCTTGTCGGCCAGATAGGTCATGATCGCGGTGGAATCGGTTAGCACCTCCTCGCCGTCCACAAGCGCGGGGATTTTGCCCGAGGGGTTGTATTTGCGCGCCTCTTCCGAGCGGGGCGCGGCGGGGTTCAGCGCGTAAGGCTGGCCCAATTCTTCGAGCATCCACATGACGCGAAAAGCGCGGGATTTGGTGCCGCCGATGACAGTATACATTGAATTTCCTCTCCCAAAATCAACGTTGTGCGCCCAGCATTGCCAGACGGATAAAGGCCCGCTCGACCAGTGCCAGTGCAGGGGCGTGCTGGCCCGCAGAGCGCAGCTTAAGGTCGGTCTCAGTGAGCACCGCAAGCGCCGTTTCCAATTTCGCTGCGCCCCAGTTTCGGGCCTGCCGCATGGCGCGGTCGCGGTCGCGCACGCCATAGATGGGCGCGCCGGGGTTGGCCGCGATCCGGTAGAGGGTGCGGAAATGCCGGGTGGCCATGATGGTTAGGGTCACGGCGTTCACGCCTTGACCTTGCAGCTTGCTCATCACCGGGCCGATCTCGGCGGCGCGGGTCTCAGCCACCACATGCAGGATGTCATCCACCTCAGCCTCGGTCGAGGTGGGGGCGCAGGCGGCGATGTCATCCAGTCCGATGGGGGTGCTGTCGCCCAATTTATAGAGCGTGATCTTTTCCAGCGTCTGGCGGAAGTCGCCGGGATCGAGCGTTCGGGCCAGATCGCTGAGCGCGGCCATGGCGTCGGCCTCAGGCGTGAGGCCCGCATCCTTCAGCATCTGCTCGATTTCGGCCCGGTCGGGCGGGTTGTCGTAGATCGGAGTGGCGTAGGCGTTTGGGTGGCTCTCGAAGGCTTTAAGCACCTTAGAGGTCTTTTTCAGGTCGCCCGCCGTAACGATGATCTGCGCGTCACCGGGCTGCCAGTCTTTCAACGCGTCGAGCAGGATCTTAGCAATGTTGTCGTTCGCCTCTTCCACCAGCGCGGCGCGGGGGCCGGGGAAAAAGCCGACTGCTTTGATCGCATCAAGCAGCATCGCCGGATCGCGGCGCAGTTCGCCCGCGGGCATCCGGCTCAGCCGCATTTCCTCTTCGGCATTGGCACCCAGCAGGTTTTTCAGAAATTCCTGCCGTTTCAGCGCCACGCGCATGGCGTCACTGCCATAGATCAGCAGCCCGGTTCGCGCGGGGTCAGGCCGCGTGAAATAGGGTTTGGCCTCGCGCGGGGAGAGCTTCATTGAGGCAGGTCAGCCGCGTAAAGACGGCTCACGACAAGGTCAGCAAGGATCTTCATCAGTCGTTCTTGGGCGTCCAATTCGGCTGCGCGAGTGGCCACGGTGGTGCCGGTGGCGGAATAGCCGGTGAAGCTTTCGACCTTGCCGGAGGTCACGATCTGGCCGCTCGACAGGTCGCGCAGCGCGTAAGAGGTCGTGCCCAGCAAGTTGTAGCGCCGCGTGTTGCCTTCGCTGTCGATGGCCAGCCCGTCTTCAGTGGTTGTTGTGGTTAATGCCAAACCCCATTGCGGCGATGCCGCATGGCCCAGTTGGCTTTCCAACTCGCGCACCAGAAAATAGCCGTAGCGATCTTCGGGGGCGTCCACCAGCACGCGGTTTTGCAGAGCCGTGCCCGCGCCGCCGGGGCCATAGAGGGGCTCAAACCCGCAGGCGGCGAGCGCCACTAGGGGCAGGGCCAGCAGAAAGCGGCGGCGCGAGGGTATGGTTTTAGGCAACGACATTCACAATCCGTCCGGGCACGACGATGACCTTTTTCGGTGTGGCCCCGTCCAGCGTTCGAATGACAGCTTCATGCGCCAGCGCGATTTTTTCAACCTCTTCCTTCGGCATGTCGGCGGGCACCTGAATTTCCGCCCGGCGTTTGCCGTTGATCTGGATCGGCAGGGTCACCGTGTCATCGACCAGCATCGCCTCATCAGCCTTGGGCCAAGGTGCCTTGGTAATCAGCCCTTCGCCGCCCAGATGCGCCCAGATGTCTTCGGACAGGTGCGGGGTCATCGGGGACATCAGCTGCGCCAGCGTCATGATCGCTTCGCGCTGTGCGGCATAGCCTGCCTTGGATTTCTGCAGTGTCGCGGTGAAAGCATAGAGCTTGGCGATTGCGGCGTTAAAGCCAAAGGATTCGATGCCCATGGTCACGTCATGGATCGTTTTGTGCATGGCGCGCAGCAACTCGTCGTCGCCAGTGCCAGCGGCATCGCGGTCCATTTCGCCCACGCGGTCGCAGATATTCCAGACGCGAGAGAGGTGCTTGTAAGACGCCTCGGCACCGCTGGCGGTCCATTCCACATCCCGCTCGGGGGGCGAATCGCTCAGCACGAACCAGCGGGCGGTGTCAGCGCCGTAGTTCGAGATGATGTGCAGCGGATCGACGACGTTTTTCTTGGACTTCGACATTTTGGCAGAGGGGATGATTTCCACCTCAGAGCCGTCCGCCAATTTGCCGTCCGTTACGTCTTCGGGAAGGTGATAGACCGGGCGGCCATTGGCGTCGCGCGTCTGGTAGATCTCATGCGTCACCATGCCTTGGGTAAAGAGCGCGTCGAAAGGCTCGGCCGCACCTTCGGGCAGGTGGCCGGTGATCTGCATGGCGCGGGCAAAGAACCGGGCGTAGAGCAGGTGCAGAATCGCGTGCTCAATACCGCCAATATATTGATCGACGTTCATCCAATAGGCAGCGTCTTCCAGATCGGTAGGGGTATCGGCGCGCGGCGCGGTGAAACGGGCGTAGTACCACGAGCTGTCGACGAATGTATCCATCGTGTCGGTTTCGCGCAGCGCATCCTTGCCGCAGGCAGGGCAGGCGCAGTTGCGCCATGTCGGGTGACGGTCGAGCGGGTTGCCGGGGGTGTCGAAGGTGACATCATAGGGCAGCTCGATCGGCAGGTTCTCTTTCTTTTCGGGCACCACACCGCAATCGTCGCAATGGACAACCGGGATCGGGCAGCCCCAGTAGCGCTGGCGGCTCAGCCCCCAGTCGCGCAGGCGGAACTTGGTGACGCCTTGGCCGATGCCGTTTTCCTCGCAGAAGGCGATGGCGGCATCAACGGCCTCTTCGCCGGTCTGCCACTGGTCGCCCGCGAAACCGCGGTTGTAGAACACCTTTTCCGACTTCTGCGGCACATAGGCCTCAGTCAGTTTGGGCGAGACATCCTCGGACGGCAGGAAGGTCGAGATGATCGGCAACTCGTATTTGGTGGCGAAGTCAAAATCGCGCTGGTCGTGGCCGGGGCAGCCAAAGATTGCGCCAGTGCCGTAGTCCATCAGGATGAAGTTGGCGATATAGACCGGCAGCTCGTGCGCCGTGTCGAAGGGGTGACGCACGCGGATGCCGGTGTCATAGCCCAGCTTCTCGGCGGTCTCGATCGCTTCTTCGGTGGTGCCACCCTTGCGGCATTCAGCGCAGAAGGCGGCGACGGCTTCGTCGTCGCGCTCCAGCGTTTTGGCCAGCGGGTGATCGGGCGAAATGCCGACGAAGGACGCGCCCAGCAGCGTGTCGGGGCGGGTGGTATAGACTTCGATGCGGTCGAAACCTTCGGGGGCTTCGATGGTCGAGAAGGCAAACTGCAATCCGCGCGATTTGCCGATCCAGTTGGCCTGCATCAGTTTGACCTTGGCAGGCCAGTTGTCGAGACTGTCGAGCGCGGAGAGCAGTTCTTCGGAGTGGTCCGAAATCTTAAAGAACCACTGCGTCAGCTCGCGCCGCTCCACCGGCGCGCCAGAGCGCCAGCCGCAGCCGTTCTCGACCTGCTCGTTGGCCAGCACGGTCATATCGACCGGGTCCCAGTTCACCACGGCGTTCTTGCGGTAGACCAGACCCTTTTCGAGGAAGTCCAAAAACAGCGCCTGCTGCTGGCCGTAATAACCGGGATGGCAAGTGGCGATCTCGCGGCTCCAGTCAATCGACAGGCCCAGAGGTTTCATCTGCTTCTTCATTTCGGCGATATTGGCATAGGTCCAATCCGCCGGGTGACCGCCGATCGCCATGGCGGCGTTCTCGGCGGGCATGCCGAAGGCGTCCCAGCCCATCGGATGCAGCACGTTATGGCCTGTCGCGATCTTGTAGCGCGCGATCACGTCGCCCATCGTGTAGTTGCGCACATGGCCCATGTGGATGCGGCCCGACGGGTACGGGAACATCTCAAGCACATAGTATTTCGGCTTGTCAGCGTTGCGGACGGCCTGAAAGACGCCATCCTTTTCCCAGGCTTGCTGCCAGCGGGCTTCGATCTCGGCGGGGGTATAGCGGGGCATGACGGGGACCTTATGACATGAAAAACGCCGGGCTGCTGTTTTCACAAGGCCCGGCGTTGGAAACGTGTTGAGTTAAGCGGGCTCAGAATTTGCTATCGGAAACGCGCATTTCCCGCGCCCGGCTGAGGATTGCATCCTCTACCGCGCGGGTTGTCGCGCGGGCCACCGGCTGACCGCCCGAGGATTGCAGCGCCACGTTAAGCGACCGCGCATCCAGTGCCGGATCGTCGATCAGCACGGTCGCGCGATAGGCGCGGCCACCGCCGGGCGGGGTGCCGTACCCGGTGACGATAACCCCTGTGAAAGGATCGACCGATTGCACCGGCAAGAAGTTCAGCACTTCAAGCGAGGCCGACCACAGGTACTTGTTTACCGAAACGCTGGTGTCAGTGTTCTTGCGGTTAAAGATCGACCAGATCGTGTTTCCCGGATCGGTCTCAATGTTATTGGGGTTATTCGCGTTGGTATACTGATCTGGCCGTTTTGTGGGCGGGCTACCAAAGCCCCCACCACAGGCGGCAAGCGCGCTAAGCGCCAGAACGGAGATTGCCATCTTGCAAGCGGTACGAAGGGCCATTGCAGCTTTCCTTTGCCTGTTTGCGCTCCGGTCTATCCAAGCGGGCCCATATCGGCAAGGTCTATGTCATAGGAGAGAGTATAGGCGCGTTTGGCGTCGTAAGAGACGCTATCCACCGGGACGATTGGCGAAACTGTGGCATAGCTGCACCAACCTCCGCGACATTGCTGACCCAGAGCGCGTGAACCTTGCCAAGAGCGGGTCATCGGGGGCAAACACCCTTCATACCCTTACCGGATTCCCCGGTCTGGGCATATGAATTCAAACCGAGGGAAAACTCATGAAAAAAGTTCTCTTCGCTACAACAGCCCTGGTTGCGACCGCCGGCGTAGCAGCAGCAGACGTAACATTCGGCGGCTACGGCCGTTTCGGTATCAAGTACGATGAAGACGCTTCGTCGACAGACCTGACAACGCGTATGCGTCTTCAGATCGATGCGACTGCTGAATCCGATGCAGGCGTTGTTTTCGGTGCACGTGCACGTATCAATGCTGACGGCAACGGCGTCACCAACGGTGCAGGCGCAGACTTCAACGGCGTTCGTTACTTCGCACGTTCGGGCGGCTTTGAAGTTGGCGTTGGCAACATCTTCGGTGCTCTGGAATCCATGCCGGGTCAGTACCCGATCGACCTCGGTCTGACCGGTCTGGGTTATGACTACACTGCCTTCTCCGGTGCAGACGCATACACCTCCACTGGTGACGGCGCTCCTAACGGTGTTGAAGTTCTGTACTCCGCAGGCGACCTGTCGGTTCATGTTTCGGCTTCCGACATGAACGACCGCATTGCCGGTTACGTTGCTTACACATGGAGCGGCTGGACTTTCGCAGTCGGTGGTCAGGACTCCGATGACGCAACCGACAACGATTGGACAGCGACAGCTGGCGGTTCCTTCGGCATCGCCGACGTAACTTTGGCCTATGCTGACAACGGCGGCACCGACCGTGTTGTTCTGGCTGGCCGCTTTGACGTTGGCGCAGCAACAGACATCGAAGTCTATGTCGCCGACCAAGACGGTTCCGACACCGGCTACGGCATCGACTTCAACCACGACCTGGGCGGCGGTACTTCGCTGCGCGGCGGTGTGGCGAAGCGCTTCGACGGCAACACACAAGCCGACATGGGTGTT
Protein-coding sequences here:
- a CDS encoding porin, yielding MKKVLFATTALVATAGVAAADVTFGGYGRFGIKYDEDASSTDLTTRMRLQIDATAESDAGVVFGARARINADGNGVTNGAGADFNGVRYFARSGGFEVGVGNIFGALESMPGQYPIDLGLTGLGYDYTAFSGADAYTSTGDGAPNGVEVLYSAGDLSVHVSASDMNDRIAGYVAYTWSGWTFAVGGQDSDDATDNDWTATAGGSFGIADVTLAYADNGGTDRVVLAGRFDVGAATDIEVYVADQDGSDTGYGIDFNHDLGGGTSLRGGVAKRFDGNTQADMGVRFNF